A window of Castanea sativa cultivar Marrone di Chiusa Pesio chromosome 1, ASM4071231v1 contains these coding sequences:
- the LOC142621839 gene encoding G-type lectin S-receptor-like serine/threonine-protein kinase At4g27290: protein MKAVSALFVYPFLLSFLRTSSALDTITPSQSIRDGETLVSASGRYELGFFSPGSSKSRYVGIWFGVSNDTVVWVANRETPLKNHHGVFKVTNKGILVLLDSTNTSIWSSNISRTAGNKINNPTAQLLDSGNLVVKDGNNSDPKSFLWQSFDHPSDTLLPEMKIGWDSASGLDRYLTAWKSPEDPAQGEFSVVLDRRGLPQVVCMQGDKIKGRPGSWNGLYFTGKPWLRPDPLFKYEFVMNEKAVYYNYKLLNNSVLLRYVLNSLGNGLAYRWMASTESWDLLTSYQSDEYQYYGHCGAYTTCNIIESPVCACLKGFIPKSPKDWNSTYWSGGCVRGTPLGCNNGDGFLKYKAVKLPDTSSSWFDKNMNLKECEELCLKNCSCRAYANLDIRNGGSGCLLWFADLVDLVVLQMGGQDLYIRVAASELDHIEKNKHFGQKYQAIIIVCSAILLTVMLALGLVTYVRRMKLRKEGMNIIRQNDYNNEDKKEDMELPIFDLITISNATDNFASNNKLGEGGFGSVYKGTLLGGQEIAVKRLSKNSGQGLNEFKNEVILIAKLQHRNLVKLLGCCIQEQEKLLIYEYMHNKSLDSFIFDQWKSRLLDWRMRHNIIGGIARGLLYLHEDSRLRIIHRDLKASNVLLDNNMNPKISDFGLAKTFGGDQTKADTNRIVGTYGYMPPEYAGYGQISVKIDVFSFGVLLLEIVSGKKNKELCNSGQCLNLLGHAWKLWIEDKLMELIDEFLILGDSCILSEVLRCIHVGLLCVQQRPEDRPNMSSVVLMLSSDNSLPNPRQPGFVTGKAPLGEDSSSGNLEMLSINEVTITVLEAR, encoded by the exons ATGAAAGCCGTTTCAGCTCTGTTTGTATACCCATTTTTACTCTCCTTCTTAAGAACCTCCTCTGCACTAGACACCATCACTCCTAGTCAATCTATCAGAGATGGTGAGACTTTGGTTTCTGCTAGTGGAAGATATGAATTGGGATTCTTCAGCCCAGGTAGTTCGAAAAGCCGATATGTGGGAATATGGTTCGGGGTATCTAATGACACAGTTGTATGGGTAGCCAACAGAGAAACCCCCCTTAAAAATCACCATGGAGTGTTCAAGGTTACCAACAAAGGAATTCTTGTCCTTCTTGATAGCACAAATACTTCTATTTGGTCATCCAATATATCAAGAACTGCAGGGAATAAGATCAATAATCCAACTGCACAGCTATTGGATTCAGGAAATCTTGTTGTGAAAGATGGAAATAATAGTGACCCAAAGAGTTTTTTGTGGCAGAGTTTTGATCATCCAAGCGACACATTACTACCAGAAATGAAGATTGGATGGGACTCAGCTAGTGGTCTAGATAGGTATTTAACAGCATGGAAGAGCCCAGAAGATCCTGCTCAAGGTGAATTTTCAGTAGTATTAGATCGTCGAGGGCTCCCACAAGTAGTTTGTATGCAGGGAGACAAAATAAAGGGCAGACCAGGGTCCTGGAATGGCCTTTATTTTACAGGGAAGCCATGGTTAAGACCAGATCCGTTGTTCAAGTATGAATTCGTGATGAATGAGAAAGCGGTCTATTATAATTATAAGCTCCTGAACAATTCGGTTTTGTTAAG GTATGTGTTAAACTCATTAGGTAATGGGCTGGCATATAGATGGATGGCTAGCACAGAAAGTTGGGATCTTTTAACTTCATACCAATCAGATGAGTATCAATACTATGGCCACTGTGGTGCATACACTACCTGCAATATCATTGAGTCTCCTGTATGTGCATGCTTGAAAGGATTCATACCAAAATCTCCAAAAGATTGGAATTCAACATATTGGTCTGGTGGGTGTGTTCGAGGTACTCCATTGGGGTGCAATAATGGAGATGGGTTCCTCAAGTACAAGGCGGTGAAATTACCTGACACATCTTCTTCCTGGTTTGATAAGAACATGAATCTCAAGGAATGTGAAGAATTGTGTTTGAAAAATTGCTCATGCAGAGCATATGCAAATTTAGATATTAGGAATGGAGGAAGTGGTTGCTTGCTCTGGTTTGCTGACCTGGTTGATTTAGTTGTACTCCAAATGGGTGGGCAAGACCTTTATATACGTGTGGCCGCCTCAGAACTAG ATCATATTGAGAAGAACAAGCACTTTGGCCAAAAATATCAAGCAATAATCATAGTCTGCAGTGCAATACTACTCACGGTAATGTTAGCATTGGGGCTGGTCACATATGTAAGGAGGATGAAACTTAGAAAGGAAG GAATGAATATAATACGCCAAAATGATTATAACAATGAAGACAAAAAGGAAGATATGGAATTACCAATATTTGATCTGATAACCATATCTAATGCCACTGATAACTTTGCAAGCAATAACAAGTTAGGAGAAGGTGGTTTTGGATCTGTCTACAAG GGTACATTGCTTGGGGGGCAAGAAATAGCTGTAAAGAGACTTTCAAAGAATTCAGGACAAGGATTGAACGAGTTCAAAAATGAAGTTATATTAATTGCCAAACTTCAACACCGCAATCTTGTGAAGCTGCTCGGTTGTTGCattcaagaacaagaaaaattgTTAATCTATGAATACATGCACAACAAAAGCTTGGactcatttatttttg ACCAATGGAAAAGTAGACTACTTGATTGGCGTATGCGCCACAACATTATTGGTGGCATTGCTAGGGGGCTTCTTTACCTTCATGAAGACTCTAGATTGAGAATTATCCATAGAGATCTTAAAGCTAGTAATGTCCTACTAGATAATAACATGAACCCAAAAATTTCTGACTTTGGCCTTGCTAAAACATTTGGAGGAGACCAAACGAAGGCTGATACCAATAGAATTGTTGGAACATA TGGTTATATGCCTCCTGAGTATGCCGGGTATGGACAAATCTCAGTGAAAATCGATGTTTTTAGCTTTGGAGTTTTATTATTAGAGATCGTGAGCGGAAAGAAGAACAAGGAATTGTGTAACTCTGGTCAATGTCTTAATCTTCTAGGACAT GCATGGAAACTATGGATTGAAGATAAGCTAATGGAGCTGATAGATGAATTCTTAATCTTAGGTGACTCCTGCATTTTATCTGAAGTGTTACGATGCATTCATGTGGGTTTGTTATGTGTACAACAGAGACCAGAAGATAGGCCAAACATGTCATCTGTGGTTCTAATGTTAAGCAGTGACAATTCATTGCCCAATCCAAGGCAGCCAGGTTTTGTTACAGGAAAAGCTCCACTTGGAGAAGATTCTTCATCAGGAAATCTTGAAATGCTTTCAATAAATGAAGTCACCATTACAGTGTTAGAAGCAAGATAG